The Mastomys coucha isolate ucsf_1 unplaced genomic scaffold, UCSF_Mcou_1 pScaffold20, whole genome shotgun sequence nucleotide sequence GGAGGACTCCGGACTCCGGGATCACCGCGTCAGGGTCCTTATTTCCAACCATGTAACACCTTTTGACCACAACATAGTCAACCTACTCACCACCTGTAGCACCGTGAGTCGGGGGCGAGGCCGAGAGCGCCACCGGGTGGCTCCCTAGGCCCAAGCTCAAGACTCACCTTTACCCATTGGGGTTCTCTTGGGGAAGACCGAGCCTTTCTCCCAGCCCCATAAACGCCACCCCACGTGttacctttttctcttttctttctttctctctttctctttctctttctttctttgacattccttccattcttcttgctttttctcccCGCTCTCAGCCTCTACTCAATAGTCCCCCCAGCTTTGTGTGTTGGTCTCGGGGCTTCATGGAGATGGATAGGCGGGTGGAGTTGGTGGAGTCACTCAAGAAATTCTGTGCTTCCACGAGGCATCCGCCCACACCTTTGCTGCTCTTCCCCGAGGAAGAGGCCACCAATGGCCGAGAAGGGCTCCTGCGTTTCAGGTGGGTAAGCTCAGGCTCCAGTTGAGCGGGTTGCCAGGCTCCTGGGTGAGCCTGCCCAAGTTCCTTTCCTGTCTGCCCACTTTTCAGCCCTGCCCTCGAAATTCTTAATTCCTCAGTTATCTGCTTATGCAGTTGGACAGTTTACTAGTTTAAGTCAGGTATAAGTGGTTGGCTGGGCTAGGCTGAACTCCCGTActactatctctctctctttctttctctctctctctctctctctctctctcagttcgtGGCCATTTTCCATCCAGGATGTGGTTCAACCTCTTACCCTGCAAGTTCAGAGACCCCTGGTCTCTGTGGTGAGTGCATGTGGGACATGGAATACTCTGGGGTTTGGAAGGGAAGTTTCCCACCTGTGGCCCTGGCTTAGGCCTCACTTCATGCCCTCCCCTCAGACGGTGTCAGATGCCTCCTGGGTCTCAGAACTGCTGTGGTCACTTTTCGTCCCTTTCACGGTGTATCAAGTAAGGTACTAACTGTCCTCAGTTTTTGGTGGCTGGGAAGATGCTCACCTCAAGGTCAAGGAAGTAGTGACTCTACCCTGTCTGCCTGTGGTTTGTTAGTGTCAAAGTTCTAACACAGAAGCGACACTTATCTTCAGTCTCCCCACTCTCCTCACCACTGTTCCAAGATAAATGGGGAAGGGTAACACCCTTAGCCCCGGGCGCCTTAACAGAGCAGGGCTCTGGTGTTTGTAGGTGGCTTCATCCGATTCATCGACAGCTgggggaagagaatgaggagtTTGCGCTCCGTGTACAACAGGTGGTAGTGAACATGGGCATGGTGGAGGTGTGGGGCCTCtccaggggagaagggaagaaggccTGAAGAGGCTACAGTTATAACCTTCCAATTCTCCCTAGCTGGTGGCCAAAGAATTGGGCCAAATAGGGACACGGCTCACTCCAGCAGACAAAGCAGAACACATGAAGCGACAGAGACACCCCAGATTCCATCCCCAGTCAGGTGTGTGGTCTGTGCACAAAAGATGTTTGCTGCGCGTGATGGTTTTACTTCCTTAGTTATGCTTATCTGCCTTCCTTAGCAGTCCACTcacctacttttttttcttttaaacagtgcagccttcttttccttctcctcccagcCCTTCTGATGTGCAGCTAACCACCCTCGCTCACAGAGTCAAGGAGGTTCTGCCTCATGTGCCACTGAATGTCATCC carries:
- the Aup1 gene encoding ancient ubiquitous protein 1 isoform X1, which gives rise to MPKDSAFPGAPAALRRWRRQRPRFPEAAAMEPPPAPGPERLFDSHRLPSDGFLLLALLLYAPIGLCLLVLRLFLGLHVFLVSCALPDSVLRRFVVRTMCAVLGLVARQEDSGLRDHRVRVLISNHVTPFDHNIVNLLTTCSTPLLNSPPSFVCWSRGFMEMDRRVELVESLKKFCASTRHPPTPLLLFPEEEATNGREGLLRFSSWPFSIQDVVQPLTLQVQRPLVSVTVSDASWVSELLWSLFVPFTVYQVRWLHPIHRQLGEENEEFALRVQQLVAKELGQIGTRLTPADKAEHMKRQRHPRFHPQSVQPSFPSPPSPSDVQLTTLAHRVKEVLPHVPLNVIQGDLARTGCVDLTITNLLEGAVAFMPEDVTEGSQSLPAASAPKFPSSGLVTPQPTALTFAKSSWARQESLQERKQALYEYARRRFRERQAQEAE
- the Aup1 gene encoding ancient ubiquitous protein 1 isoform X2, with the protein product MPKDSAFPGAPAALRRWRRQRPRFPEAAAMEPPPAPGPERLFDSHRLPSDGFLLLALLLYAPIGLCLLVLRLFLGLHVFLVSCALPDSVLRRFVVRTMCAVLGLVARQEDSGLRDHRVRVLISNHVTPFDHNIVNLLTTCSTPLLNSPPSFVCWSRGFMEMDRRVELVESLKKFCASTRHPPTPLLLFPEEEATNGREGLLRFSSWPFSIQDVVQPLTLQVQRPLVSVTVSDASWVSELLWSLFVPFTVYQVRWLHPIHRQLGEENEEFALRVQQLVAKELGQIGTRLTPADKAEHMKRQRHPRFHPQSVQPSFPSPPSPSDVQLTTLAHRVKEVLPHVPLNVIQGDLARTGCVDLTITNLLEGAVAFMPEDVTEGSQSLPAASAPK